The following coding sequences lie in one Streptomyces xiamenensis genomic window:
- a CDS encoding universal stress protein has translation MTMTQPIVVGIDGSESSLQAADWAVDAAARHDRQLRMVYASFWEQYEVMSPSVGLQRPEGGMMARNVLAAAQQRATKRRPEVKVSTEVVTHPPVAALLAEARGASVVVVGSRGRGQLAGMLLGTVGLGVAARATCPVVVVRGSAPAREGYYQQVVAAVKDEGHPAAVEFAFQEAGARRCAVRAIHAWLAPAEGGTGQEDEETVAALLTRSLARGRELHPEVRVEEQPLRGPARSELLTAAERADLLVLGAHERRTPVGLQLGLTSHALLQHAACPVAVIPPN, from the coding sequence ATGACGATGACCCAACCCATCGTGGTGGGAATCGACGGGTCGGAGTCCAGCCTGCAGGCGGCGGACTGGGCTGTGGACGCGGCGGCACGTCACGACCGGCAGTTGCGCATGGTGTACGCGTCGTTCTGGGAACAGTACGAGGTGATGTCCCCTTCGGTGGGCCTGCAGCGCCCCGAGGGGGGCATGATGGCCCGCAATGTGCTCGCCGCCGCGCAGCAGCGTGCCACCAAGCGCCGGCCCGAGGTCAAGGTGAGTACAGAGGTGGTCACCCATCCGCCCGTCGCCGCGCTGCTCGCGGAGGCGCGCGGCGCCTCCGTGGTGGTGGTGGGCTCCAGAGGCCGGGGGCAACTGGCCGGAATGCTGCTGGGCACGGTCGGTTTGGGTGTCGCCGCCCGCGCGACCTGCCCGGTCGTCGTCGTACGGGGCAGCGCCCCCGCTCGCGAGGGCTACTACCAGCAGGTGGTGGCCGCGGTGAAGGACGAGGGGCATCCGGCCGCCGTGGAGTTCGCCTTCCAGGAGGCCGGTGCCCGGCGCTGCGCGGTGCGCGCCATCCACGCGTGGCTGGCTCCGGCCGAAGGGGGGACGGGCCAGGAGGACGAGGAGACCGTCGCCGCTTTGCTGACCCGCTCACTGGCACGGGGAAGAGAGCTCCATCCCGAGGTCCGGGTCGAGGAACAACCGCTGCGTGGCCCCGCACGTTCTGAACTGCTCACCGCGGCGGAGAGGGCGGACCTTCTCGTCCTCGGCGCTCATGAGCGCCGCACTCCCGTGGGGCTGCAACTCGGGCTGACCTCGCACGCCCTGCTCCAGCACGCCGCATGCCCCGTCGCGGTGATCCCGCCGAACTGA
- a CDS encoding hydrogenase maturation protease, translating into MNARARTVVVGVGNEFRRDDGVGWAVVALLRERAQHRADGPGSEVEFTVSDGDPARLIDMWRGADLCVVVDAAHAHPGRPGRVHRLELRKGTPAPAASASTHGMGLGEAVELSRALDSLPARLVVFAVEGEDTSLGTGLSTSVRNAVTPLAERVEREIGAAPSLDTAREGSSTAGVSDGRSG; encoded by the coding sequence ATGAACGCTCGGGCCCGCACGGTTGTCGTGGGTGTCGGAAACGAGTTCCGTCGTGACGACGGGGTGGGCTGGGCCGTGGTCGCCCTGCTGCGAGAACGTGCCCAGCACCGGGCGGACGGGCCCGGCTCCGAGGTCGAGTTCACCGTCTCGGACGGAGACCCGGCCCGACTGATCGACATGTGGCGGGGCGCGGATCTGTGCGTCGTGGTGGACGCGGCGCACGCCCACCCGGGACGGCCCGGCCGGGTGCACAGGCTCGAACTGCGGAAAGGGACCCCCGCCCCCGCTGCGTCCGCCTCCACGCACGGCATGGGCCTGGGCGAGGCCGTGGAACTGTCGCGGGCACTGGACTCACTCCCCGCACGGCTGGTGGTCTTCGCGGTGGAGGGCGAGGACACCTCCTTGGGAACCGGCCTGTCGACATCGGTCCGGAACGCCGTGACCCCGCTGGCCGAGCGCGTCGAGCGGGAGATCGGCGCGGCCCCATCCCTGGACACGGCCCGCGAGGGCAGCAGTACGGCGGGCGTGAGTGATGGCCGGAGCGGGTGA
- a CDS encoding helix-turn-helix domain-containing protein, with the protein MAAGPGSSGDLGRRAAVRRAELGLSRAEVAERAGFAEEYLAHVEESPDVIPGTASLLRLAGALRTSVAELLGGTADLPPGLGQAGHHPELVELSEQECRDRLSGHGVGRVALYTEHGPAVVPVNYTAVDGSVVYRTAHGSTPGQAVGQEVAFEVDRIDEAMSEGWSVLLVGHAIQAGATAEGSRDLEEEAGSAPWAGGEREVWVRIEPERITGRRIQVR; encoded by the coding sequence ATGGCAGCGGGACCAGGAAGCAGCGGGGATCTGGGACGACGGGCCGCGGTTCGCAGAGCGGAGCTGGGTCTGAGCCGCGCCGAGGTGGCCGAGCGGGCCGGCTTCGCGGAGGAATATCTGGCCCATGTGGAGGAGAGCCCCGATGTGATACCCGGTACGGCGTCCCTGTTGCGGCTGGCCGGAGCGTTGCGGACATCGGTGGCGGAGCTGCTGGGTGGGACGGCGGACCTGCCTCCCGGCCTGGGCCAGGCCGGGCACCATCCGGAGCTGGTGGAACTGAGCGAGCAGGAGTGCCGCGACCGGCTGTCAGGGCACGGAGTGGGGCGCGTGGCGCTCTACACGGAGCACGGACCGGCCGTGGTTCCCGTCAATTACACCGCCGTGGACGGGTCGGTGGTGTACCGCACCGCGCATGGCAGCACCCCTGGCCAGGCGGTGGGCCAGGAGGTGGCTTTCGAGGTGGACCGGATCGATGAGGCGATGAGTGAGGGGTGGAGCGTCCTGCTGGTGGGGCACGCCATCCAGGCCGGAGCGACCGCGGAGGGCAGCCGGGACCTGGAGGAGGAGGCGGGCTCCGCTCCCTGGGCCGGCGGGGAGCGCGAGGTGTGGGTCCGGATCGAGCCGGAGCGGATCACCGGCCGCCGTATCCAGGTCCGGTGA
- a CDS encoding heavy metal translocating P-type ATPase, which yields MTGLCLAAGALAWWAGARTAADVIWVIGTVTGLVPAVLWVARALRRGRTGVDLIAVLALAGTLAVGEYLAGTLIALMLATGRWLESAAERRATHDLRALLEHAPRSARKRTPTGVLTVPLAQVEPGDVLVVGPGDVVPVDGRVLDTTAVLDESVLTGESLLREHPAGELVRSSTVNGGDVFEMRATATEADSAYAEIVRLARQAGAGGAPVVRLADRYAAWFVPLSLAVSGSAWWLSGDPVRAVAVLVVATPCPLLLAAPVAIVSGLARAARLGVVVRDGGALERLGHARTVVLDKTGTLTAGRPRVTEVALAEGWSAARLLRAAASVDQYSSHVLARALVDEAHLRSLELRPASDVGEEPGRGVRGVVDGAVVTVGRRENDDALPGWARSAENRAVLDGAAVVWVCVDGTPVGAVLLRDPLRFDAPRTVRRLRAAGIDRTLMLTGDRPEPAREVGMMLGLDAVRAGQSPAQKVEAVHRERAHAVTVMVGDGVNDAPALAAADIGVAMGATGSGASSEAADVVLTTDRVDRLADAVTIAVRSRRIAVQSALGGMILSLAAMVLAAAGLIPPAAGALLQEGIDMAVIANALRALRGTEPRIEPGTRQLLRRFATEHTELREVVDATREAAEALSDRDGSHALPAVRRVDQLLTERLLPHEQAEERELYPALAAWLGGTEATATMSRAHTEIERLANRVHTHLELAGRGAPGQAAELRPEQISDLRDCLYGLHAVLRLHFAQEEENYFSLGR from the coding sequence ATGACCGGCCTGTGCCTGGCAGCAGGCGCCCTCGCCTGGTGGGCCGGAGCCAGAACGGCCGCTGACGTGATCTGGGTCATCGGGACGGTGACCGGCCTGGTACCCGCTGTGCTATGGGTGGCAAGAGCGCTGCGGCGTGGCCGGACCGGCGTCGACCTGATCGCGGTGCTGGCTCTGGCCGGAACACTCGCGGTGGGCGAGTACCTGGCGGGCACGTTGATCGCGCTGATGCTGGCGACCGGCCGTTGGCTGGAGTCCGCGGCGGAGCGGCGCGCGACCCATGACCTGCGGGCCTTGCTGGAGCATGCCCCACGCAGTGCTCGCAAGCGAACGCCGACAGGTGTGCTGACCGTCCCGCTCGCCCAGGTGGAGCCCGGGGACGTACTGGTCGTCGGCCCGGGCGATGTGGTGCCGGTGGACGGCCGGGTGCTGGACACGACAGCCGTACTGGACGAGTCGGTGCTGACCGGTGAATCCCTGCTCCGGGAGCATCCGGCGGGTGAGCTGGTCCGCAGCAGCACCGTCAACGGGGGCGACGTCTTCGAGATGCGGGCGACGGCGACGGAGGCGGACAGCGCCTATGCCGAGATTGTCCGCCTCGCCCGGCAGGCGGGTGCCGGTGGAGCGCCGGTGGTCAGGCTCGCGGACCGGTACGCGGCCTGGTTCGTGCCGCTGTCCCTGGCAGTGTCCGGATCGGCCTGGTGGTTGAGCGGGGACCCGGTGCGGGCGGTGGCGGTACTGGTGGTGGCCACGCCGTGCCCGCTGCTCCTGGCGGCTCCGGTGGCGATCGTCTCGGGCCTGGCACGGGCCGCCCGGCTGGGAGTAGTGGTACGGGACGGCGGAGCCCTGGAGCGTCTGGGCCACGCGCGCACGGTCGTGCTGGACAAGACCGGCACACTGACCGCCGGCCGGCCACGGGTCACGGAGGTGGCCTTGGCGGAGGGGTGGAGCGCGGCACGCCTCCTGCGGGCCGCCGCATCGGTGGACCAGTACTCCTCGCACGTCCTGGCGCGGGCGCTGGTCGACGAAGCGCACCTCAGGTCCCTGGAGTTGAGGCCGGCCAGTGACGTCGGGGAGGAGCCGGGACGGGGCGTGCGGGGGGTGGTCGACGGGGCCGTCGTCACGGTGGGACGGCGAGAGAACGACGACGCGCTGCCGGGGTGGGCGCGTTCCGCCGAGAACCGGGCCGTCCTGGACGGGGCCGCCGTGGTGTGGGTCTGCGTGGACGGGACTCCGGTGGGCGCGGTACTGCTGCGGGACCCTTTGCGCTTCGACGCCCCCCGCACCGTGCGCCGACTGCGAGCGGCCGGCATCGACCGGACGCTGATGCTCACCGGCGACCGGCCGGAGCCGGCCCGTGAGGTCGGGATGATGCTCGGGCTCGACGCGGTCCGAGCCGGACAGAGTCCGGCGCAGAAGGTGGAGGCCGTTCACCGGGAGCGCGCGCACGCGGTGACGGTGATGGTGGGAGACGGAGTGAACGACGCTCCGGCACTCGCCGCCGCGGACATCGGGGTGGCGATGGGTGCCACCGGGTCCGGCGCCTCCTCCGAGGCGGCCGATGTCGTCCTGACCACGGATCGCGTGGATCGGCTGGCCGATGCCGTGACCATCGCGGTCCGCTCCCGCCGCATCGCGGTGCAAAGTGCTCTGGGCGGCATGATCCTGTCCCTCGCCGCCATGGTTCTCGCGGCGGCGGGATTGATCCCACCGGCCGCCGGGGCACTGTTGCAGGAAGGCATCGACATGGCGGTGATCGCCAACGCCCTGCGTGCACTGCGCGGAACCGAACCGCGGATCGAGCCGGGAACCCGTCAACTGCTGCGTCGGTTCGCCACCGAGCACACGGAGTTGCGGGAGGTGGTCGACGCCACGCGGGAGGCCGCGGAGGCACTCTCCGACCGGGACGGCTCGCACGCGCTGCCCGCGGTCCGGCGCGTCGACCAGCTGCTGACGGAACGGCTGCTCCCCCACGAGCAGGCGGAGGAGCGGGAACTGTATCCCGCGCTCGCCGCCTGGCTGGGCGGCACCGAGGCGACAGCGACCATGAGCCGGGCTCACACGGAGATCGAGCGGCTGGCCAACCGTGTTCACACCCATCTCGAGCTGGCCGGCCGGGGAGCCCCCGGGCAGGCCGCGGAGCTTCGGCCCGAACAGATCAGTGATCTGCGGGATTGCCTGTACGGCCTGCACGCCGTGCTGCGGCTGCACTTCGCGCAGGAGGAGGAGAACTACTTCTCACTCGGCCGTTGA
- the ppsA gene encoding phosphoenolpyruvate synthase has protein sequence MRWFGDISVHDIPVVGGKNASLGELIAHLAPHGIKVPDGFATTADAYREFLGTDGLRERVAGQLDLLRGGAELADVGAAIRDMILATPLPTALDRALRDAYHTLCHRLRRENADVAVRSSATAEDLPEASFAGQQETFLGITGADGVTDACRRCYASLFTDRAISYREHHGFDHLKVALSVGVQQMVRSDRACAGVMFTLDTDSGFPRVVLVNAAYGLGESVVSGAVDPDEYQVFKPFLDKSDLTPVLSRKSGGKQTKIVYSDAAQPPTRTVETTEAERQGWVLSDQEILLLARWATAVEDHYGRPMDIEWAKDGDTGQLHIVQARPETVQARKGAATLRSYRLTEPGEDLLSGLAIGDAIAAGPTRTLHDISEAERFEDGAVLVADTTDPDWEPVMQRAAAIVTNHGGRTSHAAIVSRELGVPAVVGTGDATATLGDGLPVTVSCAEGETGHVYDGLLEFEERDIDLTRVPETRTRVMLNIANPAAAYRWWRLPADGVGLARIEFLVANHIGVHPMALVHYRDLTDPVTQHQIDTLTAGYEDKTAYFVDRLAQGIGRIAAAWWPRPVIVRTSDFKTNEYARLVGGLAFEPTEGNPMLGWRGASRYYHEGYRTGFGLECRALRRVRDEMGLTNTVVMIPFCRTLAEADLVLQTMAGHDLIRGRNGLEVYMMAEIPSNIILARSFAERFDGFSIGSNDLTQLTLGVDRDSTELAELFDERDPAVIHSIEELIAAAHAERRHVGLCGQRPSDDPGFAGLLVRAGIDSVSVAPDSFLRVKDNIAAAEASENTP, from the coding sequence GTGCGGTGGTTCGGCGACATCTCGGTGCACGACATTCCCGTCGTCGGTGGAAAGAACGCCTCGCTCGGGGAGCTGATCGCGCACCTCGCGCCCCACGGCATCAAGGTGCCCGACGGATTCGCCACCACGGCGGACGCCTACCGGGAGTTCCTCGGCACCGACGGCCTGCGCGAGCGGGTGGCCGGACAACTCGACCTGCTGCGCGGCGGGGCCGAACTCGCCGATGTCGGAGCGGCCATCCGTGACATGATCCTCGCCACCCCCCTGCCGACCGCCCTCGACAGGGCCCTGCGAGACGCCTACCACACGCTGTGTCACCGCCTGCGGCGCGAGAACGCGGACGTGGCGGTCCGCAGCAGCGCCACGGCAGAGGACCTCCCCGAAGCCAGCTTCGCCGGCCAGCAGGAGACGTTCCTCGGCATCACCGGAGCCGACGGCGTGACGGACGCCTGCCGGCGCTGCTACGCCTCTCTGTTCACCGACCGTGCGATCAGCTACCGGGAACACCATGGCTTCGACCACCTGAAGGTGGCCCTGTCCGTGGGAGTGCAGCAGATGGTGCGCTCGGACCGGGCCTGCGCCGGAGTGATGTTCACCCTGGACACCGACAGCGGCTTCCCGCGCGTGGTGCTGGTGAACGCCGCGTACGGCCTGGGCGAGTCCGTGGTGTCCGGTGCCGTGGACCCGGACGAATACCAAGTGTTCAAGCCCTTCCTCGACAAGAGCGACCTCACTCCCGTGCTCTCCAGGAAGAGCGGAGGGAAACAAACCAAGATCGTCTACAGTGATGCGGCCCAACCACCCACCCGGACCGTGGAGACCACCGAAGCCGAGCGCCAGGGGTGGGTCCTGAGCGACCAGGAGATCCTCCTCCTGGCCCGCTGGGCGACCGCTGTCGAGGATCACTACGGCCGGCCCATGGACATCGAGTGGGCCAAGGACGGGGACACCGGACAACTCCACATCGTGCAGGCGCGCCCGGAGACGGTCCAGGCCCGCAAAGGGGCTGCCACCTTGCGTTCCTATCGGCTCACCGAGCCCGGGGAGGATCTGCTGAGCGGCCTGGCCATCGGCGACGCCATCGCGGCCGGCCCAACCCGTACGCTGCACGACATCTCCGAGGCCGAGCGGTTCGAGGACGGGGCCGTGCTGGTGGCCGACACCACCGACCCCGACTGGGAACCGGTCATGCAGCGCGCCGCCGCCATCGTCACCAATCACGGGGGCCGCACTTCACACGCCGCCATCGTGAGCCGGGAACTGGGCGTACCCGCGGTCGTGGGCACCGGAGACGCCACGGCGACCCTGGGGGACGGTCTGCCCGTCACCGTCTCCTGCGCCGAGGGCGAGACGGGCCATGTCTATGACGGGCTGCTGGAGTTCGAGGAACGGGACATCGATCTCACGCGGGTGCCGGAGACCAGGACGCGGGTGATGCTCAACATCGCCAACCCGGCCGCGGCGTACCGCTGGTGGCGTCTGCCGGCGGACGGCGTCGGGCTCGCCCGCATCGAATTCCTGGTCGCCAACCACATCGGCGTCCACCCCATGGCCCTGGTCCATTACCGCGATCTCACCGACCCCGTCACCCAGCACCAGATCGACACTCTGACCGCCGGGTACGAGGACAAGACCGCCTACTTCGTGGACCGCCTCGCCCAGGGCATCGGACGCATCGCCGCCGCCTGGTGGCCGCGCCCCGTCATCGTGCGCACGAGCGACTTCAAGACCAACGAGTACGCACGCCTCGTCGGCGGCCTCGCCTTCGAACCCACCGAGGGGAACCCCATGCTCGGCTGGCGCGGAGCCAGCCGCTACTACCACGAGGGGTACCGCACCGGATTCGGCCTCGAATGCCGCGCCCTTCGCCGGGTGCGCGACGAGATGGGCCTCACCAACACGGTCGTCATGATCCCGTTCTGCCGCACCCTCGCCGAGGCCGACCTCGTGCTGCAGACGATGGCCGGCCACGACCTCATCCGGGGCCGCAACGGACTGGAGGTCTACATGATGGCCGAGATCCCGTCCAACATCATCCTCGCCAGGTCCTTCGCGGAACGGTTCGACGGGTTCTCCATCGGCAGCAACGACCTGACGCAGCTCACCCTGGGCGTGGACCGCGACTCCACCGAACTGGCCGAACTCTTCGACGAGCGCGACCCCGCCGTCATCCACAGCATCGAGGAACTGATCGCCGCCGCGCACGCCGAACGCCGTCACGTCGGACTGTGCGGACAGCGTCCCAGCGACGATCCGGGTTTCGCCGGTCTGCTGGTGCGTGCCGGTATCGACTCCGTGTCCGTCGCTCCGGACAGCTTCCTGCGGGTGAAGGACAACATCGCCGCGGCGGAGGCGTCGGAGAACACCCCTTGA
- a CDS encoding bifunctional acetate--CoA ligase family protein/GNAT family N-acetyltransferase gives MSHARAGELTHALLTDGTTVWLRPPRPGDREAIAVMYAGMSPENLRRRFFTPGRRSGEQAADRMAAPPRPGYHGVVVGFGVDIVGAADYERVAPDDTTAEIGLAVADGWHHRGIGTLMIEHLVAAAQQDGIDRLTAEALADNHPVLRVFADLGLPVSRHFDGAQVRCTVRLGEPDERYLSAVDERARAATLVSLVPLLRPECVAVVGAGRRASSVGRAVLHNVLNAHFTGLVYAVNPHARFLEHVPAAPTIAELPRTPDLAVLAVPAAAVPEAAEACGRSGVRALLVITSGLTAAQGRSLLETCRTHGMRLVGPNCLGVANTEEDVRLHATFAAHTVLPGTAGVAVQSGGVGIALLDGLSRLGIGVSTFASLGDKYDVSSNDLLEWWEEDGRTELALLHLESFGNPRAFSRTARRVTRRFPVLTVDAGRSDAGRRAAASHTAAAATSTVTRKALFAQAGVIATRSIAELLETAALLHSQPAPEGPSVAVLSNAAGAGVLAADACAEAGLTVAAFPPDLIAALREILPADAVLTNPVDLTPGITEEALFRALGAVAGHDSVDSVLVSLVPTAIERATGEDLFAAVARAERGTPPRPVVSVLLDQAEHVTLRPAGHGSTVPAYADPIPAARALAHAAAHHRWRTRPAGVVPGLPGIDAEDAARVIDSYLAAHPEGGSLDPPRCARLLDGYGIRRIPWAWATDAGAAARAAQQFAGEGGRVALKAYGPGLPRAGDHGPVLLDLDPEHGVRSAYRQLSERLGDRMEGVVVQPMVPRAPELFAGVTQDPVFGPVVLFGRGGSPSGDPADHAARLAPLTDSDIHDLLTEPGVVPLLAARPRSAHADPVMLEDLLLRLSALVTDLPQITGIDLDPLIVRPQGPLVLDARIQVGPARPRGPFPRSLP, from the coding sequence ATGTCACACGCCAGGGCCGGCGAGCTGACGCACGCACTGTTGACGGACGGCACCACGGTGTGGCTGCGCCCTCCCCGGCCCGGGGATCGGGAGGCGATCGCCGTGATGTACGCGGGGATGTCACCGGAGAATCTGCGACGCCGGTTCTTCACGCCCGGACGCCGTTCGGGTGAGCAGGCAGCCGATCGGATGGCGGCGCCGCCGCGGCCGGGCTATCACGGTGTCGTGGTGGGATTCGGTGTCGACATCGTCGGGGCCGCCGATTACGAGCGCGTCGCCCCCGATGACACGACAGCCGAGATCGGGCTTGCGGTGGCCGACGGCTGGCATCACCGCGGCATCGGAACCCTGATGATCGAGCACCTTGTCGCCGCGGCACAACAGGACGGCATCGACCGGCTGACCGCCGAGGCACTGGCCGACAACCATCCCGTCCTCCGGGTCTTCGCCGACCTCGGTCTGCCGGTGTCCCGGCACTTCGACGGCGCCCAGGTGCGCTGCACCGTGCGGCTCGGCGAACCTGACGAGCGCTATCTGAGCGCTGTGGACGAACGGGCCAGGGCCGCCACGCTCGTCAGTCTCGTGCCGCTGCTGCGCCCCGAGTGCGTCGCCGTCGTGGGCGCGGGCCGCCGCGCCTCATCGGTGGGGCGGGCCGTCCTGCACAACGTGCTGAACGCCCACTTCACGGGGCTGGTCTACGCCGTCAACCCGCATGCCCGCTTTCTGGAGCACGTTCCCGCCGCTCCCACCATCGCGGAACTTCCCCGGACACCGGACCTCGCCGTACTCGCGGTTCCCGCGGCGGCGGTGCCCGAGGCAGCCGAGGCGTGCGGACGGTCCGGGGTGCGAGCCCTGCTCGTGATCACCTCGGGCCTGACCGCCGCCCAGGGCCGTTCCCTGCTGGAAACCTGCCGCACGCACGGCATGCGGCTGGTGGGCCCCAACTGTCTGGGGGTCGCCAATACCGAGGAGGACGTCCGGCTGCACGCGACCTTCGCCGCCCACACCGTTCTTCCGGGCACGGCGGGCGTGGCCGTACAGTCCGGCGGCGTCGGCATCGCCCTGCTGGATGGCCTGTCACGGCTGGGCATCGGCGTGTCCACCTTCGCCTCCCTCGGTGACAAGTACGACGTGAGCAGCAACGATCTGCTGGAGTGGTGGGAGGAGGACGGCCGCACCGAGCTCGCCCTGCTCCATCTGGAGTCCTTCGGCAACCCCCGGGCGTTCTCCAGGACCGCCCGCCGGGTCACCCGGCGCTTCCCCGTCCTCACGGTGGACGCCGGACGTTCGGACGCCGGCCGGCGCGCCGCCGCGTCGCACACCGCCGCGGCGGCCACCTCCACCGTCACCAGGAAGGCGCTGTTCGCCCAGGCCGGGGTCATCGCCACCCGGAGTATCGCCGAGCTCCTGGAGACCGCCGCGCTGCTGCACAGCCAGCCCGCCCCCGAGGGGCCCTCGGTCGCCGTGCTCTCCAACGCCGCCGGGGCCGGTGTGCTCGCCGCGGACGCCTGTGCCGAGGCCGGGCTGACCGTGGCCGCCTTCCCGCCCGACCTGATCGCGGCGCTACGCGAGATCCTCCCGGCCGATGCCGTCCTCACCAACCCCGTCGATCTGACCCCCGGCATCACCGAAGAGGCTCTCTTCCGGGCCCTGGGCGCCGTCGCCGGCCACGACAGCGTCGACTCCGTCCTGGTCAGCCTCGTACCCACCGCCATCGAACGGGCCACGGGCGAGGACCTCTTCGCGGCTGTCGCCCGCGCGGAGCGGGGCACCCCACCGCGGCCGGTGGTCTCCGTGCTCCTCGATCAGGCCGAGCACGTCACACTGCGTCCCGCCGGGCACGGCTCGACCGTTCCCGCGTACGCCGATCCCATCCCAGCTGCCCGCGCCCTGGCCCACGCTGCCGCCCATCACCGGTGGCGCACCCGGCCGGCCGGCGTCGTTCCCGGGTTGCCGGGTATCGATGCCGAGGACGCCGCACGGGTCATCGACTCCTACCTGGCGGCTCATCCGGAGGGCGGCTCGCTCGATCCGCCCCGCTGTGCCCGCCTGCTGGACGGGTACGGCATCAGGCGGATCCCATGGGCCTGGGCGACGGATGCGGGGGCGGCGGCACGGGCGGCACAGCAGTTCGCCGGCGAAGGCGGTCGGGTGGCCCTCAAGGCGTACGGGCCCGGGCTGCCGCGCGCGGGCGACCACGGACCGGTGCTGCTCGACCTGGATCCGGAGCACGGGGTGCGCTCCGCCTACCGGCAGTTGTCCGAACGGCTCGGTGACCGGATGGAGGGTGTCGTGGTGCAGCCCATGGTGCCCCGCGCCCCGGAACTGTTCGCCGGGGTGACGCAGGATCCGGTCTTCGGCCCCGTGGTGCTGTTCGGGCGGGGCGGTTCCCCGAGCGGGGACCCCGCCGACCACGCGGCGCGTCTGGCCCCGCTCACGGACAGCGACATCCATGATCTGCTCACCGAGCCGGGCGTCGTCCCCCTGCTCGCCGCGCGCCCACGGTCGGCCCACGCGGACCCGGTGATGCTGGAGGATCTTCTGCTGCGGCTGTCCGCCCTGGTCACCGACCTGCCCCAGATCACGGGCATCGATCTCGACCCGCTGATCGTGCGGCCCCAGGGGCCCCTCGTTCTCGACGCCCGTATCCAGGTGGGCCCCGCCCGCCCGCGCGGCCCGTTCCCACGGAGCCTGCCCTGA
- a CDS encoding HBL/NHE enterotoxin family protein yields MSLRAVVAAEEVKQDLADYFNASVEVNTYAYNVINTSMPNLKRPPAHYADFVAKFALARSHCLSWGQGTMGQIIDFPGEIVDVDNLFEDEADDLSQALDALIKNPANEHAKDQLRESLKRMRSTVQRKAGTADKLVATITRFRDDVKRDAADLATIADASLQDATSDADTIREVNSEIEQLNNDIQTWRTIVTVAEIGMAVSIFIGLIGITVCTIPGGVVPGGIIIGLAILGEAASIALTVIGTRHIQADNDAIQADRKEVEDLNQDIILLNAISRQMKWLNEANEKAQPAFGKVAEIWQRLDDELKQLDADLAAVDADASSEQYQQAKNDLAHASAEWQEIVDFSGKLHAIDYKWQDQSGAWHSISDNQPGADSGKKELLPAAASAS; encoded by the coding sequence ATGTCGCTTCGTGCCGTCGTCGCAGCAGAGGAAGTCAAGCAGGATCTCGCCGACTACTTCAACGCGTCCGTGGAGGTCAACACGTACGCGTACAACGTGATCAACACCAGCATGCCCAACCTCAAACGACCCCCTGCGCACTATGCGGACTTCGTCGCGAAGTTCGCCCTGGCGAGATCCCACTGCCTTTCCTGGGGCCAGGGGACGATGGGGCAGATCATTGATTTCCCCGGGGAGATCGTCGATGTGGACAACCTCTTCGAGGATGAAGCGGACGATCTGTCGCAAGCACTGGACGCTTTGATCAAGAACCCGGCCAACGAGCACGCCAAAGATCAGCTGCGAGAAAGCCTGAAGCGTATGCGATCAACGGTTCAACGGAAGGCCGGCACGGCAGACAAACTGGTGGCGACCATCACGCGATTCCGTGATGACGTCAAGCGGGACGCGGCAGACCTCGCCACAATCGCCGACGCCTCCTTGCAGGACGCCACAAGTGACGCCGATACCATTCGGGAGGTCAACAGCGAGATCGAGCAGCTGAACAATGACATTCAGACATGGCGGACCATCGTGACGGTCGCCGAAATCGGCATGGCTGTCTCCATTTTCATCGGATTGATCGGAATCACCGTCTGCACCATCCCAGGGGGCGTGGTGCCGGGCGGCATCATCATCGGCCTGGCCATTCTCGGAGAGGCGGCATCCATCGCCCTCACCGTGATCGGCACCCGACACATCCAGGCCGACAATGATGCCATTCAGGCAGACAGAAAAGAAGTCGAGGACCTGAACCAGGACATCATTCTGCTCAACGCCATCAGCCGACAGATGAAATGGCTCAATGAGGCCAATGAAAAGGCACAGCCCGCATTCGGCAAGGTGGCCGAGATCTGGCAGCGGCTCGACGACGAGCTGAAGCAACTCGACGCCGACCTTGCTGCCGTCGACGCCGATGCCAGTAGCGAACAGTACCAGCAGGCGAAAAATGATCTCGCCCATGCAAGCGCCGAATGGCAAGAAATCGTCGATTTCTCCGGGAAACTCCACGCCATTGATTACAAATGGCAGGACCAGTCCGGCGCCTGGCACTCCATCTCCGACAATCAGCCCGGTGCCGACAGTGGCAAGAAGGAGCTGCTTCCAGCCGCTGCGAGTGCTTCGTGA